A single window of Nocardioides kongjuensis DNA harbors:
- the rimP gene encoding ribosome maturation factor RimP, producing the protein MGTHSAQGATAERIEHVLVAPLAELGLDLEAVELTPAGKRRVLRIAVDTDGGLTLDDVAAATKVIDRVLEDDGPDGGAKALGELPYTLEVTSRGVDRPLTLPRHWRRNEGRLVKVTLADDVSVTGRIGASDEDGVDLTVDESLRRVAYADVRKALVQIEFNRKDMTNDENDKDAD; encoded by the coding sequence ATGGGTACTCATTCCGCTCAGGGAGCGACAGCAGAGCGGATCGAGCACGTCCTCGTCGCGCCGCTCGCCGAGCTGGGCCTCGACCTCGAGGCCGTGGAGCTCACCCCGGCCGGGAAGCGCCGCGTGCTGCGGATCGCCGTCGACACCGACGGCGGGCTCACGCTCGACGACGTCGCGGCCGCGACCAAGGTGATCGACCGGGTCCTCGAGGACGACGGCCCCGATGGCGGGGCGAAGGCGCTCGGTGAGCTGCCGTACACGCTGGAGGTCACCTCCCGCGGCGTCGACCGGCCGCTGACCCTGCCGCGCCACTGGCGCCGCAACGAGGGCCGCCTGGTCAAGGTGACCCTCGCCGACGACGTGAGCGTGACCGGCCGGATCGGCGCCTCCGACGAGGACGGCGTGGACCTGACGGTCGACGAGAGCCTGCGGCGGGTCGCCTACGCCGACGTCCGCAAGGCGCTGGTGCAGATCGAGTTCAACCGCAAAGACATGACGAACGACGAGAACGACAAGGACGCCGACTGA
- the rbfA gene encoding 30S ribosome-binding factor RbfA yields the protein MVSPRVRKIADRIQVIVAEMLERRIKDPRLGFVTVTEVRLTGDAQNATVYYTVLGEDADQQASAAALESAKGVLRSEVGKQLGMRHVPSLAFELDAVPETARHLDEVLARARAADAAVAAAREGAQPAGEADPYKKPREVVDEEAEDD from the coding sequence ATGGTCAGCCCGCGGGTACGCAAGATCGCCGACCGGATCCAGGTGATCGTCGCCGAGATGCTCGAGCGTCGGATCAAGGACCCGCGCCTCGGCTTCGTCACCGTGACCGAGGTCCGGCTCACCGGCGACGCGCAGAACGCGACCGTCTACTACACGGTCCTGGGCGAGGACGCCGACCAGCAGGCGAGTGCCGCGGCGTTGGAGTCGGCCAAGGGCGTGCTCCGCTCGGAGGTCGGCAAGCAGCTCGGCATGCGGCACGTGCCGTCGCTCGCCTTCGAGCTCGACGCCGTCCCCGAGACGGCCCGCCACCTCGACGAGGTGCTGGCCCGGGCCCGCGCGGCCGACGCGGCGGTCGCCGCCGCCCGCGAGGGTGCGCAGCCGGCAGGTGAGGCCGACCCGTACAAGAAGCCGCGCGAGGTCGTCGACGAAGAGGCCGAGGACGACTAG
- the nusA gene encoding transcription termination factor NusA — protein MDIDLSILRTLEREKEIKFDVLVEAIEQALLTAYHKTEGSVSQARVELNRKTGHVTVLATELDAEGNKVGEYDDTPDGFGRIAATTAKQIMLQRLRDAEDEIRFGEFSGKEGDIISGVIQQGRNPDDVLVDLGRIEAQLPASERVPGEDYRHGTRIKCLVVSVRKGMRGPQVTLSRSHPSLVKKLFALEVPEIADGTVEIAAIAREAGHRTKIAVKSTVSGVNAKGACIGPMGQRVRNVMSELGGEKIDIVDWSDDPARLVANALSPAQVQSVTVVDAAARSARVVVPDFQLSLAIGKEGQNARLAARLTGWRIDIHSDEEA, from the coding sequence ATGGACATCGACCTCAGCATCCTCCGGACGCTGGAGCGCGAGAAGGAGATCAAGTTCGACGTCCTCGTCGAGGCGATCGAGCAGGCGCTGCTCACGGCGTACCACAAGACCGAGGGCTCGGTCTCCCAGGCGAGGGTCGAGCTCAACCGCAAGACCGGGCACGTCACCGTGCTGGCCACCGAGCTCGACGCCGAGGGCAACAAGGTCGGCGAGTACGACGACACCCCCGACGGCTTCGGCCGCATCGCCGCGACGACCGCGAAGCAGATCATGCTGCAGCGGCTGCGCGACGCCGAGGACGAGATCAGGTTCGGCGAGTTCTCCGGCAAGGAGGGCGACATCATCTCCGGCGTCATCCAGCAGGGCCGCAACCCCGACGACGTGCTGGTCGACCTCGGCCGGATCGAGGCGCAGCTGCCCGCCAGCGAACGCGTCCCCGGCGAGGACTACCGGCACGGCACGCGCATCAAGTGCCTGGTCGTCTCGGTCCGCAAGGGCATGCGCGGACCGCAGGTCACCCTGTCCCGCTCGCACCCGAGCCTGGTCAAGAAGCTGTTCGCCCTCGAGGTCCCCGAGATCGCCGACGGCACGGTCGAGATCGCGGCGATCGCCCGCGAGGCCGGCCACCGCACCAAGATCGCGGTGAAGTCGACCGTCTCCGGCGTCAACGCCAAGGGCGCCTGCATCGGCCCGATGGGCCAGCGCGTGCGCAACGTGATGTCCGAGCTCGGCGGTGAGAAGATCGACATCGTCGACTGGTCCGACGACCCGGCGCGGCTCGTGGCGAACGCGCTGTCCCCGGCGCAGGTCCAGTCGGTCACCGTGGTCGACGCGGCGGCCCGCTCGGCACGCGTCGTCGTGCCCGACTTCCAGCTGTCGCTCGCGATCGGCAAGGAGGGCCAGAACGCCCGCCTCGCCGCCCGGCTCACCGGCTGGCGCATCGACATCCACTCCGACGAGGAGGCCTGA
- the infB gene encoding translation initiation factor IF-2 produces the protein MAKTRVSELAKQYGIKSADALKMLSDIGEFAKTASSSIELPAVKKFEATYGAELLAKMKPAGESAGEAAKPAPKAPAKKAAAAPEAPAAAAPAPAAPAPAAEAPAAPAAAAPKPGGPRPGPRPGPKAPAAPEAPAVEEKPAAAAAPAAPEAPAAPAAPAAKPGAPKPPTPKAPAPAPRPVGKPGGTPRPGNNPFAPSQGMGRRPAPPPREGEAGPAGPRPPAGAGGGARPGMPRPNPAMMPKSAGAFGQGGPGGRGPGGPGRPGPGGRGPGGPGRAGAPGRPGAGAGAGAPGGRGPGGFGPGGGGRPGGGGRPGQRGQTQGAFGRPGGPARRGRKSKRARRQEFEAMEAPTIGGMRVRKGNGETVRLARGSSLTDFADKIGVDAASLVQMLFHLGEMVTATQSVGDETLELLGDELNYVVEVVSPEDEDRELLESFDIEFGADEGGEDDLVVRPPVVTVMGHVDHGKTKLLDALRNANVVAGEAGGITQHIGAYQVHTEVDGDDRRITFIDTPGHEAFTAMRARGAQATDIAVLVVAADDGVMPQTVEALNHAKAANVPIVVAVNKIDKESADPTKVRGQLSEYGLVPEEYGGDAMFVDVSAKAGLNLDKLLEAIVLTADASLDLRANPVQDAQGLVVEAHLDRGRGPVATILVQRGTLRVGDSIVAGPAHGRVRAMLDEHGNELTEADPARPAMVLGLSSVPGAGQNFIVVEDDRMARQIAEKREARERAAMQAKRRVRRTLEDFMASMEKGESQELNLILKGDVSGSVEALEDALAQIDVGDEVSLRVIDRGVGAITETNVDLAAASDAIIIGFNVRPQGKAGQMAEKEGVEIRYYSVIYQAIEEIEAALKGMLKPEYEEHALGQAEIRAIFRSSKIGNIAGCMVTSGVIRRNAKVRVLRDGAVVADNLDLASLKREKDDAAEVREGFECGLVLRNFQDIKEGDIVEAFEMREIPRS, from the coding sequence GTGGCCAAGACCCGAGTTTCCGAACTCGCGAAGCAGTACGGCATCAAGAGCGCCGACGCGCTCAAGATGCTCAGTGACATTGGCGAGTTCGCCAAGACGGCGTCGTCGAGCATCGAGCTCCCCGCCGTGAAGAAGTTCGAGGCGACCTATGGAGCCGAGCTCCTCGCCAAGATGAAGCCCGCCGGCGAGTCCGCCGGCGAGGCCGCCAAGCCCGCCCCCAAGGCTCCGGCCAAGAAGGCTGCCGCCGCGCCCGAGGCGCCGGCCGCTGCTGCGCCGGCTCCGGCCGCCCCGGCCCCGGCCGCCGAGGCCCCTGCGGCTCCGGCTGCCGCCGCGCCCAAGCCCGGCGGTCCCCGCCCGGGCCCGCGGCCCGGTCCGAAGGCCCCGGCCGCACCGGAGGCACCGGCGGTCGAGGAGAAGCCCGCCGCTGCCGCGGCTCCGGCTGCGCCCGAGGCCCCGGCTGCTCCCGCCGCTCCGGCTGCCAAGCCCGGTGCCCCGAAGCCCCCGACGCCCAAGGCGCCGGCTCCGGCTCCGCGTCCGGTCGGCAAGCCCGGTGGCACCCCGCGGCCGGGCAACAACCCGTTCGCGCCCAGCCAGGGCATGGGCCGTCGTCCCGCTCCGCCGCCGCGCGAGGGTGAGGCCGGTCCGGCCGGCCCGCGTCCGCCGGCCGGCGCCGGTGGCGGTGCCCGTCCGGGCATGCCGCGTCCCAACCCGGCGATGATGCCGAAGTCCGCCGGTGCCTTCGGGCAGGGCGGCCCCGGCGGTCGTGGCCCGGGTGGTCCCGGTCGTCCCGGCCCCGGTGGCCGTGGCCCGGGTGGTCCGGGTCGCGCTGGCGCCCCGGGTCGTCCCGGCGCGGGTGCGGGTGCCGGTGCTCCCGGCGGTCGCGGTCCCGGTGGCTTCGGCCCCGGTGGCGGTGGTCGTCCCGGTGGTGGCGGTCGTCCCGGCCAGCGTGGCCAGACCCAGGGTGCCTTCGGTCGCCCGGGTGGTCCCGCGCGCCGCGGCCGCAAGTCGAAGCGGGCGCGTCGCCAGGAGTTCGAGGCCATGGAGGCCCCGACGATCGGCGGCATGCGGGTCCGCAAGGGCAACGGTGAGACGGTCCGTCTCGCCCGCGGCTCGTCGCTGACCGACTTCGCCGACAAGATCGGCGTCGACGCCGCCTCGCTGGTGCAGATGCTCTTCCACCTCGGCGAGATGGTCACGGCCACCCAGTCGGTGGGCGACGAGACGCTGGAGCTGCTCGGTGACGAGCTCAACTACGTCGTCGAGGTCGTCTCCCCGGAGGACGAGGACCGCGAGCTGCTCGAGTCGTTCGACATCGAGTTCGGTGCCGACGAGGGCGGCGAGGACGACCTGGTCGTCCGCCCGCCGGTCGTGACTGTCATGGGTCACGTCGACCACGGAAAGACCAAGCTCCTCGACGCGCTGCGCAACGCCAACGTCGTCGCGGGCGAGGCCGGTGGCATCACCCAGCACATCGGTGCCTACCAGGTCCACACCGAGGTCGACGGCGACGACCGCCGGATCACCTTCATCGACACCCCGGGTCACGAGGCGTTCACCGCCATGCGTGCCCGTGGTGCCCAGGCGACCGACATCGCCGTCCTGGTGGTCGCGGCCGACGACGGCGTCATGCCGCAGACGGTCGAGGCGCTCAACCACGCCAAGGCGGCGAACGTGCCGATCGTGGTCGCGGTCAACAAGATCGACAAGGAGTCGGCCGACCCGACCAAGGTCCGTGGCCAGCTCTCCGAGTACGGCCTCGTGCCCGAGGAGTACGGCGGCGACGCGATGTTCGTCGACGTCTCGGCCAAGGCCGGGCTCAACCTCGACAAGCTGCTCGAGGCGATCGTGCTCACCGCCGACGCGTCCCTGGACCTGCGGGCCAACCCGGTCCAGGACGCCCAGGGCCTCGTGGTCGAGGCGCACCTCGACCGCGGTCGCGGCCCGGTGGCCACGATCCTCGTCCAGCGCGGAACCCTGCGCGTCGGCGACTCGATCGTCGCCGGTCCGGCCCACGGTCGTGTCCGCGCCATGCTCGACGAGCACGGCAACGAGCTGACCGAGGCCGACCCGGCCCGGCCCGCGATGGTCCTCGGCCTCTCGTCCGTCCCGGGCGCCGGCCAGAACTTCATCGTGGTCGAGGACGACCGGATGGCACGCCAGATCGCCGAGAAGCGTGAGGCGCGCGAGCGGGCGGCCATGCAGGCCAAGCGCCGCGTGCGTCGTACCCTCGAGGACTTCATGGCCTCCATGGAGAAGGGCGAGAGCCAGGAGCTCAACCTCATCCTCAAGGGCGACGTGTCCGGTTCGGTCGAGGCACTCGAGGACGCCCTCGCGCAGATCGACGTCGGCGACGAGGTCAGCCTGCGGGTCATCGACCGCGGTGTCGGTGCGATCACCGAGACCAACGTCGACCTCGCTGCCGCCTCCGACGCGATCATCATCGGCTTCAACGTCCGCCCGCAGGGCAAGGCGGGTCAGATGGCCGAGAAGGAAGGCGTCGAGATCCGCTACTACTCGGTCATCTACCAGGCGATCGAGGAGATCGAGGCGGCCCTCAAGGGCATGCTCAAGCCGGAGTACGAGGAGCACGCCCTCGGCCAGGCGGAGATCCGTGCGATCTTCCGCTCGTCCAAGATCGGCAACATCGCCGGTTGCATGGTCACGAGTGGTGTCATCCGCCGCAACGCCAAGGTCCGCGTCCTGCGCGACGGCGCCGTGGTGGCCGACAACCTCGACCTCGCCTCGCTCAAGCGGGAGAAGGACGACGCGGCCGAGGTCCGGGAGGGATTCGAGTGCGGTCTCGTGCTCCGCAACTTCCAGGACATCAAGGAGGGCGACATCGTCGAGGCCTTCGAGATGCGGGAGATCCCGCGCTCCTGA
- a CDS encoding DUF4439 domain-containing protein, whose protein sequence is MPARHRPVPRRLVLVGGIGAATVLLTGCDAIDDVLGSDDDPGVSGAVTPTAPPADADSSLVESVLASISTTGALAAATASAVPGLKVAARLARVHDAHAAELGGSVTAPAPEVTTDRAASRAALVSAEAALRDRLVDAAREAHSGSLAQVLAAMAAALGQVLVGPGSRPPAELPAASGDTPPAVEALQTTLAAEHAAVFVYGVLGGQTSASGSPALYTALTSAYTAHRARRDDLMARLQADGADPVAAEPGYGVPADLSTPTAVTDRARALEESATATYAYLVASTTGDARAWAVDALVDAAVRSTTFGGRPDRLPGL, encoded by the coding sequence GTGCCTGCCCGTCACCGCCCCGTCCCGCGACGGCTCGTGCTCGTCGGCGGGATCGGCGCAGCCACGGTGCTGCTGACCGGCTGCGACGCGATCGACGACGTCCTCGGCTCGGACGACGACCCGGGCGTGTCGGGCGCGGTCACACCGACCGCTCCCCCGGCTGACGCCGACAGCAGCCTCGTCGAGAGCGTGCTGGCCTCGATCTCCACCACCGGCGCCCTCGCCGCGGCGACCGCGAGTGCCGTGCCCGGCCTCAAGGTCGCGGCCCGCCTGGCCCGGGTCCACGACGCCCACGCCGCCGAGCTCGGCGGCTCCGTCACCGCCCCCGCTCCCGAGGTCACGACCGACCGCGCCGCCTCACGCGCTGCCCTGGTGAGCGCCGAGGCCGCGCTGCGGGACCGGCTCGTCGACGCTGCGCGCGAGGCGCACAGCGGCAGCCTGGCGCAGGTGCTGGCCGCGATGGCCGCCGCGCTCGGCCAGGTGCTGGTCGGACCCGGCAGCCGCCCGCCGGCCGAGCTGCCCGCGGCCTCGGGTGACACCCCGCCCGCCGTCGAGGCGCTGCAGACCACGCTCGCCGCCGAGCACGCCGCCGTCTTCGTGTACGGCGTCCTCGGCGGCCAGACCTCCGCCTCGGGCTCCCCCGCGCTGTACACGGCGCTCACCTCGGCCTACACCGCGCACCGGGCGCGCCGCGACGACCTGATGGCCCGGCTGCAGGCCGACGGAGCAGACCCGGTCGCGGCCGAGCCCGGCTACGGGGTGCCCGCCGACCTGTCCACACCGACGGCGGTCACCGACCGCGCCCGCGCGCTGGAGGAGTCCGCGACGGCGACCTACGCCTACCTCGTCGCGAGCACCACCGGCGACGCCCGTGCCTGGGCGGTCGACGCGCTCGTGGACGCCGCGGTGCGCAGCACCACCTTCGGCGGGCGGCCGGACCGGCTGCCGGGCCTGTGA
- a CDS encoding bifunctional riboflavin kinase/FAD synthetase: protein MRVWRDFSDVPDDLGRTVATIGNFDGMHLGHQHVVRRAREVAAEVGADAALDGVVAVTFDPHPIAVLRPEHAPPTLTTIDQRLRLLGEAGVDDVLVIPFSREIAAWTPGEFIDRILVDTLHVKAVVVGANFRFGNRAAGDCNLLRTAGLEHDFVLEEVSLDGGPQVWSSTYVRTCLAAGDVTGAAEALGRVFTVTGVVIEGDKRGRELGFPTANVPVRPGAAAPADGVYAGRLSVHDGPLAGSTHPAAISVGTNPTFAGERERRVESYVLDRTDLDLYGREVEVAFVERLRGMTRFDSIDDLLVAMADDVDRARAILAD, encoded by the coding sequence GTGCGAGTGTGGCGTGACTTCTCCGACGTGCCCGACGACCTCGGTCGCACGGTCGCGACGATCGGGAACTTCGACGGCATGCACCTGGGCCACCAGCACGTCGTACGACGGGCGCGGGAGGTCGCGGCCGAGGTCGGCGCCGACGCGGCGCTCGACGGCGTCGTCGCGGTGACCTTCGACCCGCACCCGATCGCGGTGCTGCGTCCCGAGCACGCACCGCCGACGCTGACCACCATCGACCAGCGGTTGCGGCTGCTCGGTGAGGCCGGCGTCGACGACGTCCTCGTCATCCCCTTCTCCCGCGAGATCGCGGCCTGGACGCCGGGGGAGTTCATCGACCGGATCCTGGTCGACACCCTGCACGTCAAGGCGGTCGTGGTGGGCGCGAACTTCCGCTTCGGCAACCGCGCCGCCGGCGACTGCAACCTGCTGCGCACCGCGGGCCTCGAGCACGACTTCGTCCTGGAGGAGGTCAGCCTCGACGGCGGCCCCCAGGTCTGGTCGTCGACCTACGTGAGGACCTGCCTCGCCGCGGGCGACGTCACCGGTGCCGCCGAGGCGCTCGGCCGGGTCTTCACCGTCACGGGCGTGGTGATCGAGGGCGACAAGCGCGGCCGCGAGCTCGGCTTCCCGACGGCCAACGTGCCGGTCCGGCCCGGAGCCGCCGCCCCCGCCGACGGCGTGTATGCCGGCCGGCTGAGCGTGCACGACGGGCCCCTCGCCGGCTCGACCCACCCCGCCGCGATCAGCGTCGGGACCAACCCGACCTTCGCCGGCGAGCGCGAGCGTCGTGTCGAGTCCTACGTCCTCGACCGCACCGACCTCGACCTCTACGGCCGCGAGGTCGAGGTCGCCTTCGTCGAGCGGCTTCGCGGCATGACCCGCTTCGACTCGATCGACGACCTGCTCGTCGCCATGGCCGACGACGTCGACCGGGCGCGGGCGATCCTGGCCGACTGA
- a CDS encoding YlxR family protein: MAHRPNSPACPDVVPIPGPVRTCVGCRARATKSELLRVTAGSGTDGQPAVVPDPGGTAPGRGAHLHPTTGCYDLAVRRKAFSRALRITPGAGGLSSVPVREYVAQAAAARTDPTDRDWSNSS; the protein is encoded by the coding sequence GTGGCACACCGACCGAATTCCCCTGCATGCCCTGACGTCGTCCCGATCCCGGGGCCCGTCCGGACCTGCGTCGGATGCCGGGCGCGCGCCACCAAGAGCGAGTTGTTGCGGGTGACCGCCGGCTCGGGAACCGACGGCCAGCCGGCCGTCGTCCCGGATCCTGGTGGCACCGCGCCGGGCCGTGGAGCGCACCTGCACCCCACGACCGGTTGCTACGACCTCGCGGTACGGCGGAAGGCCTTCTCCCGCGCGCTCCGGATCACTCCGGGCGCGGGTGGGCTCTCCAGCGTGCCGGTGAGGGAGTACGTCGCCCAGGCGGCCGCAGCTCGGACCGATCCGACCGACAGAGACTGGAGCAACAGCTCATGA
- a CDS encoding HAD-IA family hydrolase: MAVDAVVFDWGGTLTAWHDIDFHAESLALAQAVLTTPDTSDDHHAHAARLHEAGSVVWGRSRDHQQSATIGDLFDAAGLGHDPDLLDAYHAFWEPHTLTDPDVGPLWRWLRAEGIKVGVLSNTIWPRSWHRGYFERDGVLDLIDGDVYTSEIPWTKPSPDAFRAAMDAVGVTDPAACVYVGDRLFDDVWGAQNAGMRAIHVPHSTIPADQVGHTEGDPDAVAHRLADIPDLLAPWR; the protein is encoded by the coding sequence GTGGCGGTCGACGCGGTCGTCTTCGACTGGGGCGGCACGCTGACCGCCTGGCACGACATCGACTTCCACGCGGAGTCCCTGGCACTCGCCCAGGCGGTGCTGACCACGCCGGACACCTCCGACGACCACCACGCCCACGCCGCCCGTCTCCACGAGGCGGGCAGCGTGGTCTGGGGGCGCAGCCGCGACCACCAGCAGAGCGCCACGATCGGCGACCTCTTCGACGCCGCCGGGCTCGGTCACGACCCGGACCTGCTCGACGCCTACCACGCCTTCTGGGAGCCGCACACCCTCACCGATCCCGACGTGGGCCCGCTGTGGCGGTGGCTGCGCGCCGAGGGGATCAAGGTCGGCGTCCTGTCCAACACGATCTGGCCGCGCTCGTGGCACCGCGGGTACTTCGAGCGCGACGGCGTGCTCGACCTCATCGACGGTGACGTCTACACCAGCGAGATCCCGTGGACGAAGCCCTCGCCCGACGCCTTCCGCGCCGCCATGGACGCCGTCGGCGTCACCGACCCTGCCGCCTGCGTGTACGTCGGCGACCGGCTCTTCGACGACGTCTGGGGCGCCCAGAACGCCGGGATGCGCGCGATCCACGTCCCGCACAGCACGATCCCGGCCGACCAGGTCGGCCACACCGAGGGCGACCCCGACGCCGTCGCCCACCGCCTCGCCGACATCCCGGACCTGCTCGCACCCTGGCGCTGA
- a CDS encoding proline--tRNA ligase gives MLMRMSTLFVRTLREDPSDAEVPSHRLLVRAGYIRRAAPGIYTWLPLGLAVLRKIEGIIRDEMNAIGAQEVSFPALLPREPYEATNRWTEYGDGIFRLKDRKDGDYLLGPTHEEMFTLLVKDMYSSYKDLPLSLYQIQTKYRDEARPRAGLLRGREFTMKDSYSFDVDDAGLEASYQKHRDAYVRIFDRLGFDYAIVKATAGAMGGSKSEEFLAKAEVGEDTYVRCSNCDYAANVEAVQVRPPAPVSYDGQPAAHAEPTPDTPTIDTLVDHLNAAFPRDDRPWTAGDTLKNVVLVLKHPDGTREPLAIGLPGDREVDQKRLEGQLEPIEVEPMDEAEFAKHPALVKGYIGPGVLGEENKSGIRYLLDPRVAEGTRWVTGADVPGSHVIDLVAGRDFAGDGTIEAAEVRDGDACPNCTDGVLESARGIEMGHVFQLGRKYADALELKVLDENGKLVTVTMGSYGIGVTRAVAAIAEDTLDEIGLCWPRHVAPADVHVVAAGKDEAVFAAAEELVAGLTAAGLDVIYDDRAGKISPGVKFKDAELIGVPTIVTVGRGVADPDNRVIEIKDRRTGERQEVALGDAVTALAAVVRG, from the coding sequence GTGCTGATGCGGATGTCGACCCTGTTCGTGCGGACCCTGCGGGAGGACCCCTCCGACGCCGAGGTCCCGAGCCACCGGCTGCTCGTGCGGGCCGGCTACATCCGCCGCGCAGCGCCGGGCATCTACACCTGGCTGCCGCTCGGCCTGGCCGTGCTGCGCAAGATCGAGGGCATCATCCGCGACGAGATGAACGCCATCGGCGCGCAGGAGGTGTCCTTCCCCGCGCTGCTGCCGCGCGAGCCCTACGAGGCGACCAACCGGTGGACCGAGTACGGCGACGGCATCTTCCGGCTCAAGGACCGCAAGGACGGCGACTACCTGCTCGGGCCCACGCACGAGGAGATGTTCACGCTCCTCGTCAAGGACATGTACAGCTCCTACAAGGACCTGCCGCTGAGCCTGTACCAGATCCAGACCAAGTACCGCGACGAGGCGCGTCCGCGCGCCGGCCTGCTGCGCGGTCGTGAGTTCACCATGAAGGACTCCTACTCCTTCGACGTCGACGACGCGGGCCTGGAGGCGTCGTACCAGAAGCACCGCGACGCCTACGTCCGGATCTTCGACCGGCTCGGCTTCGACTACGCGATCGTCAAGGCGACCGCCGGCGCGATGGGTGGCTCGAAGTCGGAGGAGTTCCTCGCCAAGGCCGAGGTCGGCGAGGACACCTACGTCCGGTGCAGCAACTGCGACTACGCCGCCAACGTCGAGGCGGTGCAGGTCCGCCCGCCCGCGCCCGTGTCGTACGACGGCCAGCCGGCCGCCCACGCCGAGCCGACCCCCGACACCCCGACCATCGACACCCTGGTCGACCACCTCAACGCGGCCTTCCCCCGCGACGACCGTCCCTGGACGGCCGGCGACACGCTCAAGAACGTGGTCCTGGTGCTCAAGCACCCCGACGGCACCCGTGAGCCCCTCGCCATCGGCCTGCCCGGCGACCGCGAGGTCGACCAGAAGCGGCTCGAGGGCCAGCTCGAGCCGATCGAGGTCGAGCCCATGGACGAGGCGGAGTTCGCGAAGCACCCGGCGCTCGTCAAGGGCTACATCGGGCCCGGCGTGCTGGGCGAGGAGAACAAGTCCGGCATCCGCTACCTGCTCGACCCCCGTGTCGCCGAGGGCACCCGCTGGGTGACCGGCGCCGACGTCCCCGGCTCACACGTCATCGACCTGGTCGCCGGGCGGGACTTCGCCGGCGACGGCACGATCGAGGCCGCCGAGGTGCGTGACGGCGACGCCTGCCCCAACTGCACCGACGGGGTCCTCGAGTCGGCTCGCGGCATCGAGATGGGCCACGTGTTCCAGCTCGGCCGCAAGTACGCCGACGCGCTCGAGCTGAAGGTCCTCGACGAGAACGGCAAGCTGGTCACCGTCACGATGGGCTCCTACGGCATCGGCGTCACCCGGGCGGTGGCCGCCATCGCCGAGGACACCCTCGACGAGATCGGCCTGTGCTGGCCCCGCCACGTCGCCCCGGCCGACGTGCACGTCGTCGCCGCCGGCAAGGACGAGGCCGTGTTCGCAGCAGCCGAGGAGCTCGTCGCCGGCCTGACCGCCGCCGGCCTCGACGTCATCTACGACGACCGCGCCGGCAAGATCAGCCCCGGGGTGAAGTTCAAGGACGCCGAGCTGATCGGCGTACCGACGATCGTCACCGTGGGCCGTGGCGTGGCCGACCCCGACAACCGGGTGATCGAGATCAAGGACCGTCGTACCGGTGAGCGCCAGGAGGTCGCCCTCGGCGACGCCGTCACCGCGCTCGCCGCGGTCGTGCGGGGCTGA
- the truB gene encoding tRNA pseudouridine(55) synthase TruB: MVAEPVVPSGLVVVDKPAGMTSHAVVSRVRRAVGTRKVGHAGTLDPMATGVLVLGVERATRLLGHLMLTEKAYDATVRLGMSTTTDDAEGELVAAMPAGGLDPEAVRAQLATQVGEILQVPTAVSAIKVDGKRAYQRVRDGEEVELEARPVTVHELTVHDQRVVGEFLDVDITVRCSSGTYIRAIARDVGAALGVGGHLTALRRTAVGPFTLDGAVTDLEQVTLTPLADAARASFPALDLDADQAQAVRYGRPLPLGIETLTGVFAPDGEFLALYRPEGGAARPAAVFVG, translated from the coding sequence GTGGTCGCCGAGCCCGTCGTGCCGTCGGGCCTGGTCGTGGTCGACAAGCCCGCCGGCATGACGTCGCACGCCGTCGTGTCCCGCGTACGACGCGCGGTCGGCACCCGCAAGGTCGGCCACGCCGGCACCCTCGACCCGATGGCGACCGGGGTGCTGGTGCTCGGCGTCGAGCGCGCCACCCGGCTGCTCGGTCACCTGATGCTCACCGAGAAGGCGTACGACGCCACGGTCCGCCTCGGGATGTCGACCACCACGGACGACGCCGAGGGCGAGCTCGTCGCCGCCATGCCGGCCGGCGGGCTCGACCCCGAGGCCGTGCGGGCGCAGCTCGCCACCCAGGTCGGCGAGATCCTGCAGGTCCCCACCGCCGTCAGCGCGATCAAGGTCGACGGCAAGCGCGCCTACCAGCGGGTGCGCGACGGTGAGGAGGTCGAGCTCGAGGCCCGGCCGGTGACCGTCCACGAGCTGACCGTCCACGACCAGCGGGTCGTGGGGGAGTTCCTCGACGTCGACATCACGGTCCGGTGCTCGAGCGGGACCTACATCCGGGCCATCGCGCGCGACGTGGGGGCCGCACTCGGCGTGGGCGGGCACCTCACCGCACTGCGTCGTACCGCGGTCGGGCCGTTCACCCTCGACGGAGCGGTCACCGACCTCGAGCAGGTCACGCTCACCCCCCTCGCCGACGCCGCCCGGGCGAGCTTCCCGGCGCTCGACCTCGACGCCGACCAGGCCCAGGCGGTCCGCTACGGCCGCCCGCTCCCGCTCGGCATCGAGACGCTCACCGGGGTGTTCGCGCCGGACGGGGAGTTCCTCGCGCTCTACCGTCCCGAGGGTGGCGCGGCGCGCCCGGCGGCCGTCTTCGTCGGCTGA